The DNA segment TAATACTACTTTTTGGATTCCAGGTAATATTGTGATTTCATTGACCAGTCATTTTTGCGTCagatttttaatcccccgccaccaGTGGttaggggttataggaatggtctctatccgtccttccgtctttccgtctgttcgtaacaattgtgtccgctccatataacataaaccccttgaaggattttcatgaaacttgggtcaaattatcacttcatcaagacgatgtgcagagctcatgagtcagccatgtcggctcaaggtcagggtcacaactcaaggtcaaaagtttgagccttccattttatgtcacaactcaaggtcaatggtttgagccttccattttgtttccgctctgtgtctcctaaaccccttcaaggattttcacgaaactttggtaaaatgatcacctcatcaagatgatgtgcagaacacattAGTCACCCATgtcggtttaaggtcaaggtcacaactcaatgtcaaaagtttgagcccgctctgtatctcctgaacactttgaaggattttcaaggaacttgtgtcaaatgatcacctcatcaaggcgatgtgcagaactcatgagtcagtcatgttgactcaaggtcaaggtcacaactccaggtcaaaagttttagccttccattttgttatGCTCTGGTCTATAAgatatacttaacaacgtcaatgcttccacccaataccatcaaccctatCACTctccataacagcggcggggaTATAGCTCACCTTCAGGCTGccttgtttatatttaaatgtacttttacattctgttaaaataaagattgatacatttcatttaaaagtgATATGTATGCTCAGAATTACCTATGATCTTGGATTAGCGTCTGAGCGGCTCAAAATAGTAAGAAATATAATCTTTTGCATGCGTACGGTATGGTACGGCTTGGTTACTCGCGTATGAAGAACTGCAGAACATGCATTTTCGCATGCCAATTGTTTTTGCCGCGACGTTGAAAGTTTTCTTACGTGTGCAGTTACGTAACGCCCCTGAATATTTACCACGGACTAATTACGCTTTTTAAAATTCAGAGATATAAAGATGACCACGGTTACTTACAGGTCCGAGGGAccctgaccttgagccgacatggctgactcatgagttctgcacatcgtcttgatgaggtgataatttgacccaagtttcatgaaaaacctCTCCTGAATATTTACCACGGACCTATTACGCTTTTTAAAATTTAGAGATATAAAAATGACCACGTTATAGGTCCGAGAAAAGACACCAAAGGAGATAACAGCTAGTGTCCATTTTGGATATCCGGCCAGTCAGTGACACACTTGTTAAGATCATCTTTTAGTTTCAGATTTTCTCACGCTTAGCAAAATATGTTTTAGTGTAAATACACTGTCAATGAAGCTATCAGTATatcatttcttttctattttttgtgCCATAATGTCTAGACTCCAAGGCCATCCTTTAAAAGGATCGACTACCGACAGTGACTGGTGTAAACGTGATATGTTAACCGTAACTAGCTGGTACAGATTTTCGTTTCGCCCTGTCTCACAACGTTTCAagatgtttatttttagctcacctgagcacaaagtgctcaaaggtgagcttttgtgatcgccctgtgtccgtcgtccgtcgtcaacaatttgaagttaacactctagaggtcgcaattttggcccaatcttaatgaaacttggtcagaatgttaccctcaataaaatcttggacgagtttgatattgggtcatctgggatcaaaaactaggtcaccaggtcaaatcaaaggaaaagcttattaacactctagaggtcacaattttgacccagtcttaatgaaacttggtcagaatgttactcttaataaaatcttagacgagttcgatattaggtcatctggagtcaaaaactaggtcaccagttcaaatcaaaggaaaagcttgttaacactctagaggtcacaattttggcccaatcttaatgaaattggtcagaatgttaccgtctATAacatcttggatgagttcgatattgggtcatctggggtcaaaatctaggtcactaggtcaaatcaaagaaaaagcttgttaacacaggccacatttatgactgtatcttcatgaatcttggtcagaatgttaatattgatgatctcaaggtccagtatgaatctgggtcatgtaggatcaaaaactaggtcaccaggtcaaatcaaaggaaaagctggtttacactgtagaggccacatttatgaccaaattttaatgaaacttagtcagaatgttaatcttaatgatctttaggtcatgtttgaatctgggtcatgtggggtcaaaaactaggtcaccgggtaaaatcaaaggtaaagctagttaacactttagagacaccacatttatgatcatatcttaatgaaacttggtcagaatgttaatcttgatgatctctaggtaaataggtcaggtgagcgatacagggccttcatgaccctcttgttttcaaatggtTGTGTCATTTGTTTGGCAAGTAGTGATACATTAAAGGCAGCTTGAGTTCAGACTTAATGTTTTATTTCCTTAATGgtgtttcttttttatgccctCACACATTTATGATGGGCATATAGCGTCtgttaaaatgctgtttttatcATATCTTTTAGCAAGCAATAATATCAATAGCCCATCAGCTGGTCGTGTCTCTGTTGGTAGCTGAAGTGGTATGTGCCTCGAACGACAGCGAGTTTAAGGCCCGGCTTCTGAGTTCTACTCTATTTATGACCGGATTTACAACTTTACTAATGGTCACTATTGGTGTAAGGTAAGTCACAAAGGTTTATAAAGGTTTATGCTAGTGTTGGCGGACCAACATGACCTTCTACCAAAACATGCAATTTTCTATTATTCCGCGGAACGATAATTCCCATgcttatattaattaattaaaattgatattgTTTACTTGTTTACTACGATAAAACATCTGAAATGGATGTATCAAGTAGCCGCCAATGATATTACATATCGAAATATTACCTTATCCACAAGATCTGTAAATATagtgtaataatattatttcaagaTAAACATCTAGAATGACGTATTTGCTGAATAGATATAGTCAAATGCAAATACATATTGAGCCCCATACTTCAAACAAGTCACATTTATTTATTGCTTAGGCCGTCCATTTGCCTTTGATATTAATGATCACCGCAAATTCGTGACGTAAGTTTTGGCGCAATTTTTACGGTATCTTACTCTTGTTCTAATATTGGTCTTCACTCATTGTCTTTTCTTTCCTTATCTGGTAGGGTACTGCTCCACTCTCTGGCGTGTTGTCGTACTGTGCGATATAGTATGGTCAAATAGATCTAGTAATAACTTGAGGGACCAaactagcctgggaatccagtctgacaatttctaactttttatcTACCTGCAAATtgtcagaaactcgatgaatgccaattaacaccaattagcgcaaattaagtcggATATTTAATGTatagatattatgtattatttcttctgacaaaccacaaatattatcaacggcttcccaggctaggaCCAAACCATAAGAAAAGAACAGCTCGCTATAGTTTTACGTTAATTTCTCGAATTTTCATACACTAGTACcgtaaataattattaaaaatactcttttttttcagACTGCCATTGTTTCAGGGAGCGGCAATTGAGTATTTGTCACCGCTTCTGCTATTAGGGACGGTAGATACAACATTCTGTGTTACGGTACCTGCCACAGGTAAATAGCCGTACTTTAGGTAACTCGTCACGATACAATGGGTTCACCTTTCTGTAAAAGAGCATGTCATAATTTGACAAGACGTGCTTTTTCAGTGCAAGTTTCGTAAACgtttattaaaataattcatgATAGAAATGTGAATAACTTGTGtgtttttacatgtataaaaacatTCAATCATATATCTAAAGTATTGTAGGGAATGCAATGTTTTTGAAACATGATCCGAACATGGGTAAACATCAACTTAGACGAGATTCCCATTTCAGGCGCTGGAGGTGATGCTGTTGCCGCAAATATTACGTCGAACATGACGTCAGATGATAGTCGGGAAACTATACTTAATGCCGTCACGTCGGTAAGCACCTTTTTGTAAATTATTAATTACTTTAAGGAAAATATTTCTATAATGTttaacttcttccattcttttcattgtaaaatataattaGAATTGAGAACCCATAGCTTCGAAACCACGAGCCAGTCCGGTTATATTGTCTACAGGGTACGAGCTCGATACTAGGGTGACACGACTGTTCTTGTAAATTTTACTAAAGACATAATACTAGAAGTCATTTAATCTCCACCTGTTGGAGAGTTGtctgttacttgcagagaacaacgGAGAACAAGAGCGCTGATTTAGATGATTGACAAAATTGAACTACTGTTCAAAAAATGCCTTTATCCAAAAGCAAAACACACAGAAGGCATCCAGGGATCCTCGCCAGCATGATGTATTATATTCTACACGATGTTTTGACTAAAGCTTTGATTCTAAATGCAtttttgtgttcattctccaTTCAATTACAGAAATATATCGCTTATTTACAACTAAGCTCGAGCGTTTTTGGATAAATCTCAGGGAGAGGTTACCTATTTATGGACAATTTTCCAATTGACATTTGGCAGTATTAAGTGGCGTGGGTGTCTCTGAACACGTCTCTTATTAATGTTATCACGCCACTGTCTACAGATCGATCGGCAgtcaaaagtttttaaataaatatgcgTGCTTAATTCCTGGTTCTGCCATGTTTCTTGTTTTCGTAGTGAAATTGTCAAGGAAATATGTTTCTCGTTTTATGATGCCATTTGGTTGAGAAATAATCTGCCGTTTCTTATTTCACGGGGCTAttgaaaaaattcattttttttattacttatcCAGATTTTGGTAAGGGAATAGCTATAGGTTCTTGTTAAACTTCtttgttggatttttttcttcttttaacgTCAAAATTTTTGGTGATTTGTTTTTCTCTTTGATGACGAAAAAATTGATTTTGAGATGTATTCATATAAAGAGTGTACCCTGTTATACGACGAAATTGTGGTTTGTTTGAAACAACTGTCCATGTCATGATTTTAAGATATTGAAATATAAAGTAGGTTTGGCGGCTTCATTATGAGAAAATGTTTAAGAAGGGAAATGTTTTTGGATACAAATTTCTTTTGTGCGTCGGGACCTCAGCTTAAGTATGAAAATAAGAATGCGCTTGCTCGCGCATgcgaaaatattttggaaaattggaCAGGAaactatttattatatattttagttgACCTATGCTGCGTAATAATTATTGTGCGTACTTTCTGCTGATTTAATGTTCTCTAACATGCGAAACTCCTCGTTGAAGGGTGAAAATGCAGAAGTGAAAGACATTTTAAGGAATCGCTGGGGGAATTATTCACACAGAAAGAATAGATAGCTCGAGTTTTCCGATATTTCTGTACAGCAGTGTGTGAAAACGTCGTTTGGAAGAAATATTGGGGTGGTTTTGTCGCCGTGAGTGACGATACATTTAAAACACGCTTAAATATCCAGTTTAAGAAAACTGtgttaaatgttttgttgttcgtttacaataacaacaacaaaaatgtttcGTTTCAGTTGCAAGGGTCTCTTATGGCTGCTGGTGCGATCCACACATTTGTCGGTGCCACAGGACTGGTCGGTGTATTGCTCAGATTCATCGGTCCGATGACCATCATCCCAGCCGTCCTGCTGATTGGGTTGTACATGATAAAAGCCACTGCAAAGTTTGTAATAGTCCATTGGTTAGTCGCCGTTTTGtaagtgttgttttctttttttctagaattTCGTTCTACTTGTTACATATAAAGTGAATACAAACCATTGATTGTCATCTTTAAAGTTTTGAAGGACACAGAAATgaccatttttatctttttttgataaaattaaatacCCGTAACAAACCAAAAACCGTTACTCTTTAACAATTATTAGAGGATGAATAATTACGTAACTTCAAAGACAAAATGTATCAGCCTTTCAATCAGACCCCGCCTGTACACATACAGACACTGGTGAACGGGATACATAGTTCATATAGTAGAGGTATGCCAGGCTGGTTCCCTTGTCTGCATACTGGGATGACAGCCCTTCTGGTCGACATTTCAAAGGAACACggttatgtatacatgtatttgtaatatgGTTATATGAGCCTTTTGCAACGATTATAAATTATGACCGACCAAACAGAGAGTATCTGTGAAAACGGGATTTAGAGTGTATCATTGTTTACTTTTCAGAACGGCTAGTGTAACAATATTTCTATCTCTATATTTGGGTCGGAAGAAGACTCCCATACCAGTGTGCTCCCGGAAGAAGGGGTTCAGGATCATCTGGTACCCGTTTCACCAAGTTTTTGCTGTAAGAacttttaattaaagttaaattgCTATTACTCGGTAATCATGAAAATAGTTGACAATGTACAAGtgcttgtttttttcttgttttttatgccACTCCCTGAAATGGTGTATAGATCATCTTTTGCACTGCCACAGAACATTTCTATTGAAGTAAGGCATCTTTATATGTTGCCGAGATTTTCATAGACGACTTTGTTGTGCCGTGTTGGCAAGTAAGGTGTTTATTGCGAGAACGAATTTCCAGTTGTTAATATAAAGCATTAATGATTCATCATGATACAAAATATCTATGAAAATTTATGACGTAGATCTATCAGCTTCATTTGAATGTTCATACCGTcgtttcttttcttgtttttgtttcaaaacacaAAAGCAGACGATAAAATAACATGTCACATGATTTACTTTTAGATTCTTATAGGCATTATTGTTGGAACTATAGCATGTGCTATCATCACAACGTACGATTTAGTACCAGACGACCCCAACAGTCCGAGGTACCGCACCCGAACAGATGCTAGAATAGACGTGTTAGAAAAAGCAGAATGGTTTTATTTCCCATATCCAGGTTGGTAGTAGAAAAGGTTGCCTTTAATCGCTTATCCACTTTCAGTATGTATGGCGTTTGTAATGCAAAGAAATAttgaacaaataaatgaaagtgCTAAGAAAGGCCTCTTACATGTAGCTCTCACTTTTGTTATCACGAGGTTTAGCGACATTTCTATCTATTTATGGTTTCGCAgagtattttataactttttatcaAAGGTTTGCTCTCCCAACCGTGCCCGGTAAGATTCACTTCTTTAAAAACGAGAGATCTCATGAGATATGCAAGAtttgtattttcttcttttttcaggACAATTTGGTGCAATGTCATTCAGCTCTACAGCTTTAGTTGGCTGTCTACTGGCAACTATTCTCTCTATACTCGATTCTGTGGGTGATTATTTTGCATGTGCACGTGCTTGTCACGTTCCCCCGCCCCCTCGTCACGCTGTGAATCGCGGTCTTACTATAGAGGGACTATGCACTTTTCTGGCTGGTACAGTGGGGTGCGGACATGCAACAACAACTTATGCGGGTAATATTGGTGCTATGGGGCTCACGAAGGTTAGTATCGATGTCTTACCGTTTGAGACTAACAAAATGTGTTATGTTCATGCATTCATTTAAGTCTGAATTCCCTAATACTTTGCTCtgataattaataaatgtttCCAGTAGCATTGAAAAAGATTTTGCCAGAAGACTTTGTATCTAATTTTACTGCTTATGGTTTTATGTGATACTTTGTGATAGTTAAATCACAGTTTTGCAGGACTCTTAAATTTTGTATGTGTCTGCCTGTGATATTTTTTTACtctgatttcttttattggtaGTTTTTCTTCCTTTAGGTTGCAAGTCGGTGGGTGTTTGTTGCGGTTGGTGTAATATACATGCTGATTGGTGTGTTGGGTAAATTTTCTGCTGTTTTCATCATGATACCGGAACCAGTCCTTGGTGGAGCGCTCATGTCTATAACTGCAGTATTCATAGGTTTGTACTTGATTTACTTAGTCACAGTGATAGATAAGGATGTAAACACATTTCTATGAGATTTTCAATGGTACCTCAATTGTAAAATTAAATGACACACCACAACATTAGCATGTAACTGATTTAATAACACATAAGATTTCCTGGATTTAGAGATAAAAATCATATCATATTAAGTTTAATGATTATATTGCTGGTCCTCGTGTAGCGTGGGGAGTTGTTGATAATAATAAATCATACCTAATGTCTATGCATTGAAGATCCCACTAAATTTGTGCTACTAAGTGTTAAAACAAAagcatttattttactttatttcttctattaattgaagaataggacatgcaagaaaaagattctgtcactagtTAAAGGCGCGGATGGAAATATCTTGCTTTAGGGTAAAATTTGCTTTACGTTTACTCTGCAGAGCCACATTATCGTCTAAACAGTCACCCTtgagccagatatttcaatcTGCACTTTcagccagtgaaagattcttataacgTCTTGACAATGAGTATTAGAAATCTGTTTTACTGAGGACTAGTGTAACAAAAAATTTATGTTTaccaaattattttaaagatattgtcTCCATTCTTGCAGGTGTGATACTTTCTAATTTATCGGAGATTTCCTTGAAGAGCACGAGAAATTTGGCAATACTTGGTCTTTCCCTGCTCGTTGGAATCATGGTGCcctatttcattgaaaataaccCTGAAATTATCGAGACAGGTAAATGTACTTCATGTCTTTATTTTTGTTGGataagattgtttttttttagttttaacctttagtctgctaaatttctaaaatggactggtccatcactcTACTTAggaagtaccatttattatttgaaggggtgttcactgaaaatttactgactgaatagcgaacagtgtagacatccgtgcaggctgatcttggtctgcactggtcacataggcaaaatcacttgctagcaggctaaaggttaatattaatCCATTATCAATGTGACATTGCATGCCTTTCATGATTCCTATAAATTTGTTGTAGAACTTAATGATGTACCTGAAATTGTACTTAGAAATTGTAATTTACATCAACAGTTTAGCTGGACTGTCTACAATAGGTAGAACTATTGCACTCACTCATTTTTAAGCGTCTGCATCAGCAAGTTtgtgcatgtaagctggtatctcggtaaccaGAGGGTCatgtgggaattgattgaaacttcacacactttttcactgtgataTCCTGGcttgcagtgcacaggttccataactctattttgctttcttaacaaagttgtccccctttttcaactttgaaaagTTAAGCTTTTTAATGTAAGTTGGTATcccagtaaccacttgtgggaatggattaaaactttaaactCTTATTCATTGTGATATTCTGACATGTAGTGTTAGGTTCCATAATTCTAATTTGCttttttttgcaaagttattcccctttttcaaatttgaaacgtTAAATTTTTGTCTATAAGTtggtgtctcagtaaccacttgtgggaatgaattgaaacttcatacacttctTCCCattgatgatctgacatgcagtgcacaggttccataactgttTTGCTTGTATTACAAAGTTTTCCCCCTTTCTTGACAGAGCAATATTTTGTGTAAGCAGTTATGTCAGCATCTTAAGAGGGGAACATTCTCTGTCTCAAAATtgttgccccttttgtacttgttcctgtctatgttttatt comes from the Mercenaria mercenaria strain notata chromosome 9, MADL_Memer_1, whole genome shotgun sequence genome and includes:
- the LOC123546933 gene encoding solute carrier family 23 member 1-like isoform X2; translation: MAKLRSISENVDELEITPIPGMGRHKDPIENGNGAAAAVPCLEQVHTTEESDDDMDHPLVYKISDRPPVHLILLFGFQQAIISIAHQLVVSLLVAEVVCASNDSEFKARLLSSTLFMTGFTTLLMVTIGVRLPLFQGAAIEYLSPLLLLGTVDTTFCVTVPATGAGGDAVAANITSNMTSDDSRETILNAVTSLQGSLMAAGAIHTFVGATGLVGVLLRFIGPMTIIPAVLLIGLYMIKATAKFVIVHWLVAVLTASVTIFLSLYLGRKKTPIPVCSRKKGFRIIWYPFHQVFAILIGIIVGTIACAIITTYDLVPDDPNSPRYRTRTDARIDVLEKAEWFYFPYPGQFGAMSFSSTALVGCLLATILSILDSVGDYFACARACHVPPPPRHAVNRGLTIEGLCTFLAGTVGCGHATTTYAGNIGAMGLTKVASRWVFVAVGVIYMLIGVLGKFSAVFIMIPEPVLGGALMSITAVFIGVILSNLSEISLKSTRNLAILGLSLLVGIMVPYFIENNPEIIETDNLALRNFLKMFFGNANFAGALCAFFLDNTVPGTKEERGILAWSKPKIYDTSSDYVETSELYNPPMPKEMRKSKWLKFIPFLPEPEVDVTPETFDRNISIDKEDIEML
- the LOC123546933 gene encoding solute carrier family 23 member 1-like isoform X3, with translation MDFDEDELEITPIPGMGRHKDPIENGNGAAAAVPCLEQVHTTEESDDDMDHPLVYKISDRPPVHLILLFGFQQAIISIAHQLVVSLLVAEVVCASNDSEFKARLLSSTLFMTGFTTLLMVTIGVRLPLFQGAAIEYLSPLLLLGTVDTTFCVTVPATGAGGDAVAANITSNMTSDDSRETILNAVTSLQGSLMAAGAIHTFVGATGLVGVLLRFIGPMTIIPAVLLIGLYMIKATAKFVIVHWLVAVLTASVTIFLSLYLGRKKTPIPVCSRKKGFRIIWYPFHQVFAILIGIIVGTIACAIITTYDLVPDDPNSPRYRTRTDARIDVLEKAEWFYFPYPGQFGAMSFSSTALVGCLLATILSILDSVGDYFACARACHVPPPPRHAVNRGLTIEGLCTFLAGTVGCGHATTTYAGNIGAMGLTKVASRWVFVAVGVIYMLIGVLGKFSAVFIMIPEPVLGGALMSITAVFIGVILSNLSEISLKSTRNLAILGLSLLVGIMVPYFIENNPEIIETDNLALRNFLKMFFGNANFAGALCAFFLDNTVPGTKEERGILAWSKPKIYDTSSDYVETSELYNPPMPKEMRKSKWLKFIPFLPEPEVDVTPETFDRNISIDKEDIEML
- the LOC123546933 gene encoding solute carrier family 23 member 1-like isoform X1 — protein: MAKLRSISERVDELEITPIPGMGRHKDPIENGNGAAAAVPCLEQVHTTEESDDDMDHPLVYKISDRPPVHLILLFGFQQAIISIAHQLVVSLLVAEVVCASNDSEFKARLLSSTLFMTGFTTLLMVTIGVRLPLFQGAAIEYLSPLLLLGTVDTTFCVTVPATGAGGDAVAANITSNMTSDDSRETILNAVTSLQGSLMAAGAIHTFVGATGLVGVLLRFIGPMTIIPAVLLIGLYMIKATAKFVIVHWLVAVLTASVTIFLSLYLGRKKTPIPVCSRKKGFRIIWYPFHQVFAILIGIIVGTIACAIITTYDLVPDDPNSPRYRTRTDARIDVLEKAEWFYFPYPGQFGAMSFSSTALVGCLLATILSILDSVGDYFACARACHVPPPPRHAVNRGLTIEGLCTFLAGTVGCGHATTTYAGNIGAMGLTKVASRWVFVAVGVIYMLIGVLGKFSAVFIMIPEPVLGGALMSITAVFIGVILSNLSEISLKSTRNLAILGLSLLVGIMVPYFIENNPEIIETDNLALRNFLKMFFGNANFAGALCAFFLDNTVPGTKEERGILAWSKPKIYDTSSDYVETSELYNPPMPKEMRKSKWLKFIPFLPEPEVDVTPETFDRNISIDKEDIEML
- the LOC123546933 gene encoding solute carrier family 23 member 2-like isoform X4 — its product is MGRHKDPIENGNGAAAAVPCLEQVHTTEESDDDMDHPLVYKISDRPPVHLILLFGFQQAIISIAHQLVVSLLVAEVVCASNDSEFKARLLSSTLFMTGFTTLLMVTIGVRLPLFQGAAIEYLSPLLLLGTVDTTFCVTVPATGAGGDAVAANITSNMTSDDSRETILNAVTSLQGSLMAAGAIHTFVGATGLVGVLLRFIGPMTIIPAVLLIGLYMIKATAKFVIVHWLVAVLTASVTIFLSLYLGRKKTPIPVCSRKKGFRIIWYPFHQVFAILIGIIVGTIACAIITTYDLVPDDPNSPRYRTRTDARIDVLEKAEWFYFPYPGQFGAMSFSSTALVGCLLATILSILDSVGDYFACARACHVPPPPRHAVNRGLTIEGLCTFLAGTVGCGHATTTYAGNIGAMGLTKVASRWVFVAVGVIYMLIGVLGKFSAVFIMIPEPVLGGALMSITAVFIGVILSNLSEISLKSTRNLAILGLSLLVGIMVPYFIENNPEIIETDNLALRNFLKMFFGNANFAGALCAFFLDNTVPGTKEERGILAWSKPKIYDTSSDYVETSELYNPPMPKEMRKSKWLKFIPFLPEPEVDVTPETFDRNISIDKEDIEML